From Triticum aestivum cultivar Chinese Spring chromosome 4A, IWGSC CS RefSeq v2.1, whole genome shotgun sequence, a single genomic window includes:
- the LOC123082149 gene encoding heavy metal-associated isoprenylated plant protein 23 has product MGGTLRFLSDVLLGSSSQRRHSKKRRQFNTVELKVKMDCDGCELKIRNTLANMKGAQSVEINRKQHKVTVKGFVEPQRVLRRVQSTGKRAELWPYVPYTNPYMPPVYDKRAPAGHVRKVEGAMPVSAGQEERLATLFSDDNPNACSVM; this is encoded by the exons ATGGGAGGCACCCTGCGTTTCCTGTCGGATGTGCTGCTAGGTAGCAGCAGCCAGAGGCGGCACAGCAAGAAGCGGAGGCAGTTCAACACGGTGGAGCTCAAGGTGAAGATGGACTGCGACGGCTGCGAGCTCAAGATCCGGAACACCCTCGCCAACATGAAAG GTGCTCAGTCGGTGGAGATCAACCGGAAGCAGCACAAGGTGACGGTGAAGGGGTTCGTGGAGCCGCAGCGTGTGCTGAGGAGAGTCCAGTCGACGGGGAAGCGGGCCGAGCTCTGGCCGTACGTGCCTTACACAAACCCCTACATGCCGCCGGTGTACGACAAGCGGGCTCCCGCCGGCCACGTGCGCAAGGTGGAAGGTGCCATGCCGGTCTCCGCCGGCCAGGAGGAGCGCCTCGCCACGCTCTTCAGCGACGACAACCCAAACGCCTGCTCCGTCATGTAG